atttaaaagttttaagaatattttaaatgttttttaagcaaattaacactaaaaaaaaacagaaaagaagcTTCCCTCAAAGTGCCAATCCCAATTCGTAACGATTTCGTATCAGAGGGTCATCCCTTGGGGAACAAGATTTAATATTCCAACACGTTTTGGTCCCGTCCTTTCTCTTTACGCAATGCTAAAAAACTGGGCTATACCCTCTTATTCTTCTGCTGTCTCTCTTCTGCTACTTctcatttccttttctctctcaaaatcCACTTCAAATTCCTCAAAACCCTTCTTCCCTCAATCCAATTTCACAATCAAACCCCCCTCTCCCTTCCCCAAAACTTACCGACCCATTTCTTCAGAAGGGCCGTCCATGAATCTCTGGAACAAGCTCGGATTCGGGTCCAGAGCCACCGAGGCCTCGCCGGAGTCGTTGGCGATTGCACAAGGTCCAGACGATGACATTCCGGCGCCGGGCCAGCAGTTTGCCCAATTTGGGGCGGGCTGCTTTTGGGGCGTCGAATTGGCGTTTCAACGAGTGCCCGGTTTGACCAAAACGGAGGTCGGTTACACTCAAGGGCATATTCATAATCCGACTTATGAGGATGTTTGTTCGGGGCAGAGCAATCACTCTGAGGTCGTTCGGGTTCAGTATGATCCCAAAGAGTGCAGTTACGAGTCTCTGCTTGATGCGTTTTGGGCTCGACATGATCCTACTACTCTTAATCGGCAGGNtttttttttttttttttttttttttttttttttttttttttaccaattcttgtgatatgttatggttCTTGACTGAgttctttgtgtttcttttgaaatttctattGGTTAACCTTTGTTTGGGTAGTTCCTCTTGGGATTATTGGAGTTCCTTGGTTATTTTGTCAAGATTTTATAGAATTGGAGTTTGGATGCTCACTAATTTCACATTTGAGTTCATTTTCTCTGATGCGGATTGCTTGTTGATTTGAAATGGTAAAGCCTCATGTTTTGTATGGGTCAGGAGAAAGGAAAAGCATATATTTGcttctgaaaaatataatagtaaCGAAGTGGACAAATATGAACTGCGTTAGAAGTCTATGGAGGGATGTTAAGTTTTTGTTAATGCTTTGTTATTCAAAGCACGATGCTTTCATGACCATACTGATAATTGCAGATTTTTACTTGTGTTGAGGAAGACTGTTTGTTTTGATGTTTCGCTACAGATGTATGACTCCtgtatttttgttgtgtttcCTGGTAAACAATGTGAAGGAACGCAAAGGATGACTGTTTTTAATAGcataaaaacatgaaatatatGTTTAAGATGTTGAGTTTATCAAACGTAGGCTGGGTTGTGCAGGGCTAGATGAGTTTATCAAACGTAGGCTGGGTTGTGCAGGGCTAGACATGACTTCACCTCACTTTGGATATTGTAATTTATGTCTCTgttaccatattttttttttcgtgcaTTGTGCTTCTTTAGTTGGAATAgaacattttttattgaaaaagaaaaagtgaaattgGCAAAGGAGACACCTCTTAATTTCAGAAGAGGGCATGCTGTTTGTGTATTATCTTTCTTATCCATGTCTGTGTTGGTTTTAGGTTTAAGGGTAGTGCATTGATTCAGGTGATTTGAGGGTTGAGAATTTAGCTGAAAAGAATGTTGCCTTTTTGACTGAGTGGCTGTATATTTTTCCTTGGAACTTTGTGAGGGTTGAGAAATTCGTTGCTTTTTTTACTGAATTGCTATAGCATTTCTCCTTGGAACTTGATGCTTCTTGATATAGGATCGATTTAAGTATGGACATCATTCCAATGGTTAGAGCTCCAATGTGTTTTAAATGGCACTTTCCTGAATCTTAAGAAAGCTGTTCTCATTGTTTGCCTTGTTTTATCAGATTCATTAAATTATCAGTTGGTATGTGGCCTATGCATTTCTTGGACCATTGGATGGACTGACAtggtttcttttgttcttttttgtttgtcgGCTGTTCTTTAGGGCTAGGGGTCAAATGTAAAATTCTTAAGAAAGCTGAGTTTTTCTTAAGGCATGTCATGCGCTCAGCTTACCCTAGCCCCGTTCCTTTTGCTCAGTTTTTCTCGATCGAGATTTTTGTCTCCTTGGTTGGACAGCTCGAAAAATCCAACCACTTCACCTTCTACTTGACTTTTGTgtcaacccaacccgaatgGAGGATTAACATCATATACCTTATCCAGAGGTTTCCCAATTTTAGTTCTTGGTCATTGACTCGTAGTGANaaaaaaaaaaaaaaaaaaaaaaaaaaaaacgcattTAAGTCTTTGGGTCACATTCTTTGGAGGAACCTCCTCTTTGAAGATTTGGCTTACAGTCTAAAGCTTTTAGGGTGCTGTTAGTTCGAGAGAACGGTTCTCTTATAATAGGAAAAGTCCTTTTGCATCCTCCTATTCTTGACAGGGGACGATTTCTTTGGTAGGTTCGCTTGTAAGCTTCATTTATAGAGGATTGGGTTAGAAAGAAATAGGAGTGTTCAAGCTTTGAATCAGTGATTTCAGGGGATATGGATCCCACTCGACCAGCATTTCAAATGACTCGAAAATCATCCTCCGACCAATTTGGGGAAAGaagtattatttttcaagtacTACAGACATCTAAACatattgttcttgtttcttactTGTGTCATTTTCTAGCATGAGCTACTTATCTTATTTCTTGTACTGAAAGATGCATCATACACGAAATTTAGCATTGAGATAACTCTTCCATTATTATGCATATGATATGAGTCTTCTATTCATTCCCTGATCTAAATCCAAGTAATAGTATTCATATTGTTTGGGTTGACAGGGAAATGATGTGGGAACACAATACAGATCTGGCATATACTTCTACACTCCTGAACAACAGAAAGCGGCTCTCGAATCAATGGAACGCCACCAGAAGTTATTGAACAGGAAGATCATGACTGAGATTCTTCCTGCCAAGAAATTCTACCGAGCGGAGGAATACCATCAGCAATACCTTGAGAAAGGTGGGAGGTTTGGCTCCAAGCAATCTGCTGCTAAAGGCTGCAATGACCCAATTCGATGCTACGGTTAGTTAAGTTGGTCTTGGCAGGTAATATTAGTTTCCCAGCTTCAAGATTATGGTATTCTGTATACATCTATGACTAGATTTGACAAGCTTTCTCAGACGTTACTTGTAAAAAGAATCTTGGATGTATGTATCTATCTGTAATTGGTTTGGCTTTCCTAATAAACGAAGTTGTAGTTGTAAGGATGCTTTCCCTCAATCTAATGGTCTAAAAATCTTGTGGAAGCTTGATGAATTGGTCCATGCATGTTGAAAGTGAatgatatcatattatttttaaaagtacttTGCAAAGCGTTTTTGCAAAGTAATGGTGGAAAGTCATCGATGATGTTCtatgaataataatagaaatggTCGTAGTAGAATATTCAAACAGATCTTTGTTCGGAGGAAAGTTTAGTTTGCATGAGTAGATAGGATTCTTAGATGTGTAGTCTCATGTATTCCTacattattgtaattttctaCACGAGCAGATTTAAACTTCCAATATCgtatttaatt
This genomic window from Cucurbita pepo subsp. pepo cultivar mu-cu-16 chromosome LG01, ASM280686v2, whole genome shotgun sequence contains:
- the LOC111779060 gene encoding peptide methionine sulfoxide reductase A3-like isoform X1, with the protein product MLKNWAIPSYSSAVSLLLLLISFSLSKSTSNSSKPFFPQSNFTIKPPSPFPKTYRPISSEGPSMNLWNKLGFGSRATEASPESLAIAQGPDDDIPAPGQQFAQFGAGCFWGVELAFQRVPGLTKTEVGYTQGHIHNPTYEDVCSGQSNHSEVVRVQYDPKECSYESLLDAFWARHDPTTLNRQGNDVGTQYRSGIYFYTPEQQKAALESMERHQKLLNRKIMTEILPAKKFYRAEEYHQQYLEKGGRFGSKQSAAKGCNDPIRCYG
- the LOC111779060 gene encoding peptide methionine sulfoxide reductase A3-like isoform X2 translates to MLKNWAIPSYSSAVSLLLLLISFSLSKSTSNSSKPFFPQSNFTIKPPSPFPKTYRPISSEGPSMNLWNKLGFGSRATEASPESLAIAQGPDDDIPAPGQQFAQFGAGCFWGVELAFQRVPGLTKTEVGYTQGHIHNPTYEDVCSGQSNHSEVVRVQYDPKECSYESLLDAFWARHDPTTLNRQGNDVGTQYRSGIYFYTPEQQKAALESMERHQKLLNRKIMTEILPAKKFYRAEEYHQQYLEKGGRFGSKQSAAKGCNDPIRCYG